The Dermacentor andersoni chromosome 1, qqDerAnde1_hic_scaffold, whole genome shotgun sequence genomic interval ATcgatgacagtggcacaataggtgGTCTGCGTTCTCCTCGGAGCCGCAAACTTtatgaacacctggggttctttaacgtgcgcctaaacgcATACGCACACGACTCTTTCCGCATTTAGACCGCAtcgatcgaaatgcggctgccgatgACTGGGagtcgcacccgcgacctcgtgctcagtagcagaACGCCATTGTGTTGGCGTAAGTACGGCGTGTTCAGACGCTCATTTGGGCCGCATTGCAAGCGTATATACTGACCACACACTACAGCGACTTCAGACGGCTGGGACCAGGTGTCCTCGGATCGCGGAAAATCACCACCTTCAATATACAATCAACAGATCGTATGTGAATCACACATGCGGTGCGATCATGATCAcgagtctcggaagaaaacagaaaGTGGATgagtcttttttattattattatgatttcCCACAACTTAGTAGTGTTTGGCACAAGTAAAGTTTGGTCGATGCGAGGACGCCTCGAAGGCGCAAAAATCCATATGTTCACATACGCTGGCGCTCCAGATACTATAGATAAGAGCAGGTTTAATTGCTGCGCTGGTACCGCTAGCACCGCTAGTGCCGCTAAGAGCACATTACCAGCAAAACTTGCTGCCTTTAATACCAAAGGGGGCTTTGTCTTCGTTCGCATATTTACAGTGGAACCATGCAGGCTCAGCCGGTCACTAAAGGAGGTCGTAGTCGTCCCTCTGAAAAGAAAGATAAAGTAAATTAACTCGAGGTCAATACCCTTCTCAAAATAAGTTGCCGACGCACCGAacaaggacgggacacaagcgcttgtctcgtccttgttactttgtggttgcatgagttagcgctgttataattttcaaatcgaCATACAGCTCTGCAgcacaacgtcatagccactgggctaccgcggcgggAGAATTTCGGTATACACAAGCAAAAGCGCAAAGTACCCAATGGTACTACGAAACAGTTTTTTATATATAGCCGATCGATCCAGTGTACTCAAAAGCTGTTCCCAAGTGACGCATATATTCAACACTGTTTTTATGAGACCGacagaaatgtaaaaaaataaataaaaaatgttaCAACCTAGAATTTTTAACTAACTGGACGTGCTAATAGTAGTAGTAGCAACTAAAATAATAAAGCTGCGCCAGCCGTCACACGAAGCGAAACTCATAGCCAAGAGACGGTATACACACTAGCGGCGACAACAGAAAAACGTGCAAAAATATCGCGCGGACAAATACGACGGCTTGGACAGAAATGTGGGTAACGCGTTTCGACCAAGCACTACTGCAAGACACGCGCATCTGTCTGCGGCCAGTCGATGATGGTCGGCTGGACCGCTTCGTCTCTCCGGCCCGAGTGCAATCACGAGCCGTCGGCACCGGCTGCGGAATAGACCTCAGGGTTATTTCGTCAATATTTCTTTTCTCCGAGGCCTTACGAAACGCAATCACGACAATGGCAGCACGACGGCACCGCTAGAATGCATCGGGACGgggtaaaagaaaacaagacggactgaaaaaaagaaaagagcgagtTATGCCTGATAGTGGGACAGATCGATGCCCGCAAGAGGGGAGCGCATGCGCGCCGAGACCACCACTTTGCAGCGAAGCCGCCTGTGCCGACATCTCCGGAAAGAGTCGCCAATAACAGAGTCCACTTGTTGGTGCGGCTGGGCCTCCATTTGCGCCTCGGTCACAGAAAGGGTTGGCTCGGACGAGTACTTCTCTACCCCCCGATTGCGGAGCCTGCAAGCGTGCACAGCTCCTGTACGCGATGGCGGCACCGCAGCGAACGGTTCAAAAAACGAACCGTTTCTGAAACGACACTAGGAGAAACCGGTTTTCCTTCTGGTCCGTGTACACCTTTTGTCAAAAAGTATCCGGGTGACGATGCCTGATCGATCTACAACTTTGTAGCGTTTGTGAGAACGAACACCGCAACGCGACTCCGCCAGTGGTTGCCAATATATCGCTTTCAACGACGGAGGCGGACGTGGATCGCCCTGTCGACAGCTAAGTCTCCACGGCAATCGTGAATGGTGTCATGGTGAAAAGTTCGAAAAGACGACGCGACTAATTAACCTGTAACTGGCTTGGGATGCGGTGGATTCTGGCTTCGCACAACATTTAACACCAGGGTCCGTATTTTGTAagaaattttctttttcctttgtcatTTTCTCGCGCGAAGCAGCGTCCTCGCTATCGCCGACATCGGCCACTCAGCCGGACGGATGATTAGAAATTAACGAGATCAGAGGAAAGGAATCCATACTAATACGGGCCGTATTTTTTAGTGATTCCTTTCCTACGATCCCACTTACATCTTGTTATCCGTCCCTCCGAGCGGCCGACGTCGGCGATAGCGGGACGGACGGCATAGTTTGCTTTCAGAGGTACACACCATGTCGTTGTATTCGGCAACGTGCTTCTTGATGGCCGACGAATCGGTCCATGTGACGAAGTCCTCCAGTTGCCTGGACACCAGGAACGCAGGATCAGTGACGACGTCAGGTCCGATGCGAACATCTGACACGTCATCAAGGGAAGCTTCGGCAAAAGAACATCGGCGTGCGGCGATTCAGCTGGCCTTCACTGTATATTATATAAGCAGGGGTTACTTAGACGACGGTGCACATACACCCGTCGCCTCTGCTGCTGCTCGTGCCACCTCTCCTCACAGCGGCACCGCAGCACTAGAAGAACGCCAAACGAACTCAATCAATCGCTGTGTTCGGTTCGCTCTCGCGGATGGGCAGCGTGTGCCACGGTGTGCCTATTAAGCTGAGTTTAACATTCCTCTTGTAGTGGCCCTTTAACGAAAGGGAGATTCGTAACATCGTTAACAGGTTGGCGTTCGCCCATGCTAACACGCGCGTCGGTTAGGGAGCGAAATTCAAAGAAATTTCACCTTTCGCCGCCAATGATCGACGATTTTCAGCAAAATAAATGCAAATCCAATCATAagagaaggagaagaaaaaaaatatatatattaccaGAGTTTAGTGTTGCGCCTCTGTGGCCGTTTAATCAGGCGTTCTGCGTCGCAGTTCAACGTAGTGTTCGCGCCAATTTCACAACAGTTCTCTTGAGGGCCGCTACCGTCCTCATCTCGCCGCGTAAAGCCATCGCTACCTCCTCACCCCGTTACCGCTAGCGCCACGCCGGCACAACAGGCAGGCATAAGTCAGGTGTAAAGGATACGCCCTTGCTCGACGAACTGCGTAGCCATCTTgacgcgctgcgccatctggttTCGCACCATGATGACAGGGAGCCTTCTCCTGCAACAGTTGGCACACAGCAGAGATCAAAACAACAGGGTCGTCAACCGTTAAAAAGTTATCATGCTAATGCCGCTCTGGACAGCTTCTCTTCGCGCGCGGGGTGGTTTCGGCCATGCGAGCAAAGTGCGCGAGTACGTTACCCACCACGAAATAGCACTATATGCGTTCCTTCGCTACGAAGCCGTCCATAAGCGCAGTGCTATATGCTGTTTGGTAGACACGTATACTGCCGTGGAAAACAAACAACAAATAGACCTACCGTCTGTAACCAGTTAGGATATATgtcagggtgtttcagcgaacactttcaatttatttttaattgccacttgcaaatagcacaattctagtcctcgagttgttctactcgaagaggcggacattacttccacAAAAAGTTAGAATGCAaattcgactaattaacaaacaatCACTAATtgcattatggcacatattgcaatttacaaattctagcgggtgaggctgcaaggcatattcacttgaaaagacttgtgtggatgacatcatttacgagatatgcgccatcaaacttgcggtaaaaatgcattgtcgttccacttactttcttaacaaaacgtcactttcagcattaaagcacaaaagtaactggaacgccaatgcataaCTCCGCAAAATTggggaattaatatctcaaaactggtgtcatcccgagaaagtggatccgccttgcgaactccccggctagaatttgtaaattgcaatatgtgccacaatgtaattagttaaaacttaatgatttttgttaattagtcgatgaTTCATTTCaacttcttgtgcaagtaatgtccgcttcttcgagtagaccagctcatagaTTAGACTTGTCCTAAATAAAATTTGAAAGTGATCACtcaaacacccggtatatatatagGCTACCTCAACTATCATGCGCCAATATTTAAAAgtatacaaatgccacgtagctggacagaaccaaggcaatgttgtttgccgtcgcttggagaaagataatttttttttttaaattctggttAATCACATAATAAGCCTTAATTAATAAACTtaaaacaattatggggtttaacgtgccaaaaccactttctgattatgaggcaagccgtagtggaggactccggaaattttgaccacctggggttctttaaattaattaataaacttctcgaatattataattagatgaaaagcgtcaatgagaaaattgcagagcaagaTGAAAAGCTCCCGCTAgttttctattgctcaatacgtgctctacataaaattgtttttacgagcgtgaaagcagccaaattgccgcgcgactcgctgctcgaggcactttgcgtgtattcgtgggcttttttcacgctcggaaaaacacttctatgtagcactttttgagcaacagaaagctgtagcgggagtGTTTTATGTTGCTGTACAACTGTCTCATTaacatttttcatctaattatatttcAGTTGATTAATTAAATAAAGCTAATtttataattaggcggaatgaaaaagaaatagtttGAGCATCTCTAAGCGACAACAAACAACATTAGAGAGgattagcttgtccggtattccggtaaccgcaGCCGGACCGCAGGTTGGGGCGGAGgtagcggcctgcatggtgctgccacctagtggcgcagagctcaaacagacaaaatcagctaatattgcagtaaccaagtgtatttgaCTTAGCTGCGTGTATACacttttggcagcaacacgattacgccagtgccgaaaatttacaccagcagcgaggTAGAATACGCTTTGTTAATGCAATATTAGCAGTTTTTTGTCtctgagctctgcgccaccaggtggctgccccatgcagaccgctcacgtttacgccaccgcccgtttacccgaataccagacaAGCTAAACATTtctattaccttggttctgtgcagctacgcagcatttgcatatttttaaatcttgctgcatgatagttggggcaccccgtatatcatcagcctattcttaTGCCCACTGCAACACGAAGGCctcttccctgcgatctccaattacctctgtcttgcgctagctgattccaacttgcacctgaaTATTTGCTAATTTCGCCACCCCACCAAGTTTTCTGGCGACCTCGACTGCGATTCCCTTcctttggtacccattctgtaactttaatggtccaccggttatccatcctacgcattacacggcctgccCAGCCCCCATTTTTTCATCTTTACCTCAACTATCTATAGAACGTCGGCTATTCCTGTTTGCCACAGTATTCGTGTAGTACTGAATTATACCGccagtcatgtttccttgtgcacagcgcgcaaaatcgtgcgctgcgagaacgagacaacagctcgcgcgcgacgccgtcggcgtAAGTGCttagcgacgaaaaaaaaaaaaaaaaaaagaaaaagaacgaaggcggggcctgtgacgtatgcgtcacgcgatcctcgaagtccggtatgggagaacgcagggaaggaatttcgcttgcgaaggctggacggggcgagtggagagggagtctagatatgcagtggagcccgcctgctgaaatcatgcgttcgtggcactgaaatatttccatctcagctattaatgagccgatttgaaaattttttgggGCAGAATGCTCCGTAGAGGACATGCGTATAACCTTCCAGCGTATAACTAatatttgctatggggcctggtgaggggccctttaacttggcccagtgtgtgtgtatatagtcggatgcaacttaagtctgcagtgaagccccccGCCCCCTCATAATCgacagccactgttcctccgcgaggctgcaaatagttcgtacttcaagctctctgttacctaaataaggcggtaaacacgaaaaaaaaatatatatatatatataagcgcgtaattttatacgttttcacacGTCTATTAAAGCGAAACTGTGAAAGGCTAATTGttcattgaactgaaataaaacgtttGCTCCGCTGCAACTTACTGTAAAGTTTcccttcagttggcagtgaagttcacgagtaaaacgggctcagcagtgaaatgaactgtaccgcggacttttgcagagtgaaatgctcagactctaTACACTTTGTCTATGTTTACTGCACATCTCATcgtttccgccgatgaaaagactcaagAACAGAAGACGCCCTGGAGGTATCACGtccgacgccattttgaaaaggtcgcatgacgacgattgtgtctgcttctgtgattggctggtgaAGTAACACAATcctgcgcggtccgtgtgccttggttgccaactgctgctttttaagttgtatcctgtatatattggaggggggggggactacTCTTCGTGCTGCCCTTCAGACAGGTACAGCAAATcagaacacaaaacaaaacaacagcaTACTGTATACAGAGAcgactagaaaaaaaagaaagtaacaaaccAGACTTACCACTATTCACACAGAAGTATGCTAAGAACAGGTCTGCATTTTAACACCGTGGgaagacatctttttttttttttttttttgtggaaggTAGCCATCATGAACACGTTCGACCATCAGCGCGCGTCTCTCTTTCCTCTCCAGAATGCACGGTTTGTAGTGTGCACTACGCTCAATGTGgatgtattatttatttatttacattctggagttttacctgccaaaaccacgatctgattatgaggcatgccgttgtgGGGAATACCGGATATTTTTGacgacctggagttctttaacgtgcacccaatgcacggtacaaagggcgttttcgcatttcgcccacatcaagATATGGCCACcgttgccgggatttgatcccgcaacctcgtgtttagcaacgcaacgccatggTCACTAAACACGGCgggccttatttatttatttaatttgcaATGCGAAAGTCGTGACGGGGCACCTGACAACACCACTAAATTCCGGAGCCAATTGAGGTTTAATATGGCCAATTACCAAACCTCACGATTGCTAAAGCCACTGGCAGAGTGCCAACGTTTTGGAATTACAACTAtcctatcaaaaaaaaaaaaaaaaagaaaacgaagtgaGGGAGAGCTTTTGAAGGCTTCCTATACTTCAGCAGCGTTTCGTGGGCGCGAGAGCTCCCGGCGGTGTTTAATTTTGAGGCATCTTAAATGTGATGCAGTGACGTGTAAAAAATAGTTTCACATGTGGAATAGGTGCCTAATAATGGCATGCTCTGACGTCTTCAAAAAAGGTGCACGCACTCGTTCTTTCCTCTCTCTCCGTCAGGGCTCCTACTACTACAGAAGCACGCAGACTCCCTCACCCCGCTGCATCTCAGAACTATCGCCACGGGCCTCACTGCACTGCAGACGTTGAAATGATCACTAGCATATTTTATAGCGCTACCCTTTACTGCTACTGCTTCCTCTTAACTGCGCATGCGCCCTGAGCGCAGGCAGCCAGTGGAGGGCGGTATCGTTAACGGTATGCTATAAATTAATAATATTGTATCAACTGCTCGTGCAAGCGGGGCCGGCACAGCGCCcgcacatgaaaaaaatagaTATATTGCACAACGTACCTGCAGAATGATGAAGCGGTCACTCTGTCGCATATCTCGAGGTTTTCCTTGATGGAAATGACGCCCAGGCTGTGCCTAAAggagcacgaaaaaaagaaacgcagcttTAGGACTACTGCGTTTGCATTACTATACTAGCACACACGAGTGAAAAAGAGAATGAAACGCTTAAATAAACAGGCAGCGGAGCAGACAAGTCAATAAATCCGGCCAATGTTGTAGCTCGAGCACTCCGTTCTCTAACCGCTGAAAGACATCGCAACAGCGAGCTTCAGTTTATAGATCACTATGGAGTGAGCCTCGAAAAAACAAATACGCCGGCACGTGCAGCTTCTTAATCGCAGAaacaagaggggaaaaaaaaaacacacgtatCGCAGGCACAGAAAAGAACAGTATAGGATTTCatcatgttaaaaaagaaaaaaaaagacagaacaaACCACGCTTGAGTAAGGTATTTTTCCATCGTACTCCGATTTTAAGAACCTACAGTGTTCTGTAATTCACAACCTCTGCTTAATCGGAAAGGCACGTATTGTATCAAAGTCTGCTTTGGGCCCTCTCCTGTAGACAACTATAGACTATGCGACTCTTAAACGTCAACCATATGGGCAATTAAGCTTTCcccaaaataagtaaataaaatttaagagtaagagaaaaaaaaaatgcggcgtTGTAGTCCTAAGTTCGAAGATATGCTTTCGTAGTGAAGTTATGAGACGTGCTGCAACGCAATCGACCTCGCCCACACCTTGTTCCACAAGCTCACGAATAGAAAGAGAGACGGCAGCAAATGCTGCTACTTTTGTCTCTGAAGATTTGCGCTGGCGCTTAATGATTCTGTAGGGACCATAAGGCTCCTAAAACAATAATGCTTTGGCTACTTCCCGTCAGACCTTTCCGAGTTTCGAAAGCAGCGGGAGCTACGCGGTGCACAGAAGCTGGCGTAACTCCGTGAAGACAACAGTTACACTCGACAAGTGTATACAACACCACTAATTACTCTTCTTGGCGAAATAGCGTCTTTGGGCACCTGACTGGGCGTCCATGCAGGTTGGCCTCAGAACGACAGCTCTCGGGTCGGCTTTTCCGCGACCCTCAGTGAAGTGCTGGAAAGCCGACTTTAGGCTACGCGACGTCTTCGCGACACAAGTGAACAATCAAGTTAGCCCGCAAGCACACACGCATAGACAGGCGGAGAACTGCGTGCGGCTCAAGTTTCTTCTCAAATACAAAACAATAATAGCGAACGTACAAAGACCGACCCGcctaaagaaaacaataaaacgaAACGCCACGCAAAGCGCTCGAGCTGTTAACCCGTGATTAAAGCGAAAACTGATCGATGAATCCATCGAGTCGAGACAAACGCCGGCACGGTAATGAGCGCTCGCGCGAGCAGGTGAATCCCAGCGATGATAATCATAAACTATAACTTCTTACAGCGTCGTGCTGCCACATCACGACTCACGTTACTTCGGACACTGTCACGGAACACTCAAGAATACTTAAGTTTCCATATCATCCTCCACACCCTTCGACTGTAGTAGTAGTAACGTAATTTCATGAGCAAGCAAGACCTTGGGTACATGAAACGTCACCTTCGTCATGATCCACAAAACGTCAAATTACTCGCGTACGAATTATTTGTGAGAGTGCAACTTGAATGCGCCGCTGTTATCTGGAACCCTTGCCAAATGTATATAATCAATGTACTCGAATCGGTACACAATCGTGCGACTAGACTCATCCATTCTTCGCTTTCGTATGACATCAGCATTTGATCGTTAATAAACGTTCTTCAATATTCCTAATTTCAGTGTTCGCCTCTGTTAGAATACCAtgtagttaagaggaagctttagctcgagtgctcctatctaaatacatgtaaaaggagaattcgtttttctcggcaaccacggcaccaaatttgacgaggtttgttgcatttaaaagacaaacttaaaatctagtgactgttggtttcgaatttttgagttacgtcgtcaattttgtattaaaaattgccaaagatcgaaaattttcaaaaaacgaaactattaagtttacaactctgtcactcaaccactaaaaatgataatacaattctgtgaattgcatctaatagtacatctaaagcggaaaaaattgatatgttacacatgaatataaaaaaagtttaatcatagggaaatacaacttttgcaaaaccgttgtaaccaacgtaacaaattcacgtaagatgtaaaatgacatagtgaatttgtccgctttgaatgatttaatggatgccgtttacagaaccgtgatatcacttcttgatgcagagctatgaatttataaacttcgtgcttccatttttttcaaacggtcaaatatttgaaaattgatTTAAGAAAATTgaagctctaaatcgaaattccgcttccaacagtcactagaatttaactttctctttcgaatgcaacaaatttcattaaaatcggtccaggggttatctcataaaaacgtttttgcgttttacatgcatttgaataggccgcgtcggagttgggcccgagctaaagcttcctcttaattcttAACGATAAAAAGGCCATACAATAGGGGTTGACATCGAACAagaaagaattatggggtttgacgagccaaaaccacgatctgattatgaggcacgccgtagtggaggactccggaaatttcgaccagctggggttctttaacatgcacttaaatctaaaagtaaacgggtgttttgcatttcgccctcatcgaaaagCGGCTGCCGCGAccgggatctgatcccgcgacctcgtgcttagcagtgcaacatcaaagcaactaagcaaccacggcgggtgacatcGAAGGAAGACAAGGTCTTCTGGAGCGCATTAGTGCCCCATGAGGTTTTTTCGTTTAGACCGCACTGCGTTCAGAACTCCGAGATTGGCCCGCATTTTTCGTAAAGCCACACTTCCGGTTTTAGGCGTGCGCAGTTTGAACGAGTGCATGTGGGTTTCATATCGGCCTTTTTGCACTAATTACGTACTACTACTGGTCCATAAATAGCTGTACGATGACTTGGTGCGTCTTTTTCGCTCCAAGCTTCATTTCGACGCCTTTTTTCGTCGTCCTATGCGCACTAGAATACATAAAATCATTTAATTTTACGAGACGAAAGTGGCCAGATAACCAGATCCCACGAAACCTTGATCAATCTGATTTCTCCAAAGACCTTGTCTTCAATAACATAATCCGGCTTGACAACACTTGTTTTTCATCGTCGCATTGCGACGCTCTCCCTTTTAATACAAATTCGTTTACAGCTCGCCCAATTAACCACCTTACATTATGCCGCATTCACGCACATCCCAGAGCAGTGGCCACTGACTAAAGGTTGCTCGCCCTCGCACCCGAACATCCCGAACCGTCACGTTTCAGGCTTGATTTTTTTCCTCGGGCAGCTGAAGACTCGAACAACTTTCTGTACGATGCTGCCGCCATCACATGTCATTCCGAATTTCTGGAGGCTTGACGCTTGTATGTTACCTAACCACTCTTACATAATACTCCGAGCGGGGGTCTCTAAGGTAATAAAGCGAAGTGAAATAAAAGCAAGATAAACTGATAACTGCGTGTGCGTCGCCGATCATAGGCAGCTTTGTCTAAACGCATGCTCAGCCTTTCATGTCGCATACTGCGTCGTTCACTTCGAAATACAGTGAGACATTACGAGTAGAATATGAACGAAAGCAGCACAATGTTacaaaaagtgtgtgtgtgtgtgtgtgtggcggggggcgggggggttaACGGTCAAGCAAGATTACTCAAGAAGTTGCCAGCCGATCACGGCGTTACTAGGCTCAAGAAAGTGATCTACACCGAAAAGTGCGTCGATATGTTGTGCCCAGAATACAGCAAAGACTATATATCGTGGCGGAGTTCGCAGATCCATTACGACCGACCGGCGTTCATCGGTGCGATGAGTATACAGAACACACGCGGCTGGGTCTTCCAAGTTTCCCGCGTGGGAAACGTGTCCGCTGCGGCCAGCAGGATTTAAAGGCGCGACCACAACCTCGGCGGAGCAGCGCGGCTCCACCTCTGCGGTAACCAAACACGGCCATCTGCACAGTGCCCGCCATATGCCCAAAAGCTCGGTAGCGGGACAAACGTCGCTCAACGCAAACGCTCCCGCGCGGCAGCCACAGTTCAACAACTTCGGCGACAGATTTGGGAGACTCTCGAAACCGCACCGCCCACTAATCCCGGAGTCGACGCGCTATATCGCTTACCCCCAACCACGCCGGTCTTGGTACCTAGTGGAAAGGGGTCCGCAGCGCGCTCGAGAGCGTGATTTCAACACACGGTTAGTTAGCGCTGGCTTTATGCAACATtttccacgcccccccccccccccccccttcttttttttcagcttacGTTCCCGGCGCAACCAGCcccgcgcgcgcggccgaaggaTCGAGGGCAGCCCGCAGCAGACAAAAATAAACCCGGGAGCGTGAGAACAGCCTGC includes:
- the LOC126547669 gene encoding U3 small nucleolar ribonucleoprotein protein IMP3, yielding MVRKLKYHEQKLLKKVDFISWEVDNNLHEVKIMRKYYVQKREDYTKYNKLSRAIRDLARKIKELDPKDPFRAKATTDLLNKLHSLGVISIKENLEICDRVTASSFCRRRLPVIMVRNQMAQRVKMATQFVEQGHVRIGPDVVTDPAFLVSRQLEDFVTWTDSSAIKKHVAEYNDMRDDYDLL